In one window of Kitasatospora sp. MMS16-BH015 DNA:
- a CDS encoding aldehyde dehydrogenase family protein — protein MTSDAVSRVPEPVDEVVREYGPGSAERAALERRVDELVAAAGPLPMVIGGERRFGGGERVAVVQPHHHAARLGEYGNATREDAKAAVAAALAAGPEWRSLGYQDRAAVLLRAAELLAGPWRATVVAATVLGQSLTVRQAELEVCALVDGWRRAVAQGRELLAEQPASAPGEWRRADIRPLAGFVHAVSPAVSTAAAGLLPTLPALLGNTVVWRPAPAQTLAAHHLAELLAAAGLPPGVVNLLTGDGQPSTQVLLAEPALAGVHGPAAELPGLWPALAARPGGPPRVVGAPDGGAFLLAHPGAEPAAVRSALLRGAFEHRGPAAPAIARAHLPRGLWRLIAEELLAEVDALPVGDVTDLTNFLGALPDRAAFDRATALIERAKADPAVELVAGGQYDDAIGWFVRPTVLLCPDPAHELFRHGCPGPVLAVHAYEDWEQALAAAAASPYAPAGVLLARDRGAIASAVEWLRFAADALHVNDRPVAVAPVEGLRAWARTRTVREEFGPPAGHRYAHLG, from the coding sequence GTGACCAGCGATGCCGTGAGCAGGGTGCCGGAGCCCGTGGACGAGGTGGTGCGGGAGTACGGGCCCGGCAGTGCGGAGCGGGCGGCGCTGGAGCGGCGGGTGGACGAGCTCGTGGCGGCGGCCGGGCCACTGCCGATGGTGATCGGCGGGGAGCGGCGGTTCGGCGGCGGCGAGCGGGTGGCGGTGGTGCAGCCGCACCACCACGCGGCCCGGCTGGGGGAGTACGGGAACGCGACCCGGGAGGACGCGAAGGCGGCCGTGGCGGCGGCGCTGGCGGCCGGGCCCGAGTGGCGCTCGCTGGGCTACCAGGACCGGGCGGCCGTGCTGCTGCGGGCCGCCGAGCTGCTGGCCGGGCCCTGGCGGGCCACGGTGGTGGCGGCCACCGTGCTGGGGCAGTCGCTGACGGTGCGCCAGGCGGAGCTGGAGGTCTGCGCGCTGGTGGACGGCTGGCGGCGGGCCGTGGCGCAGGGGCGGGAGTTGCTGGCCGAGCAGCCGGCCTCGGCGCCCGGGGAGTGGCGGCGGGCGGACATCCGGCCGCTGGCCGGGTTCGTGCACGCGGTGAGCCCCGCCGTGTCGACCGCCGCCGCCGGGCTGCTGCCCACCCTGCCCGCGCTGCTGGGCAACACCGTGGTCTGGCGGCCCGCCCCCGCGCAGACCCTGGCCGCCCACCACCTGGCGGAGCTGCTCGCGGCGGCCGGGCTGCCGCCGGGGGTGGTCAACCTGCTGACCGGGGACGGGCAGCCGAGCACCCAGGTGCTGCTGGCCGAACCGGCGCTGGCCGGGGTGCACGGGCCGGCCGCCGAGCTGCCCGGGCTCTGGCCCGCGCTGGCCGCCAGGCCCGGTGGGCCGCCCCGGGTGGTGGGGGCGCCCGACGGCGGGGCCTTCCTGCTGGCGCACCCCGGTGCCGAGCCGGCCGCCGTCCGCTCGGCGCTGCTGCGCGGCGCCTTCGAGCACCGCGGCCCGGCCGCCCCGGCCATCGCCCGGGCCCACCTGCCGCGCGGGCTCTGGCGGCTGATCGCCGAGGAGCTGCTCGCCGAGGTGGACGCGCTGCCGGTGGGCGACGTCACCGACCTGACCAACTTCCTCGGCGCCCTGCCCGACCGCGCCGCCTTCGACCGGGCCACCGCGCTGATCGAGCGGGCGAAGGCCGATCCGGCGGTGGAGCTGGTGGCCGGCGGCCAGTACGACGACGCGATCGGCTGGTTCGTCCGGCCCACCGTGCTGCTCTGCCCGGACCCGGCGCACGAGCTGTTCCGGCACGGCTGCCCGGGCCCGGTGCTCGCCGTGCACGCCTACGAGGACTGGGAGCAGGCGCTGGCGGCGGCGGCCGCTTCGCCGTACGCGCCGGCCGGGGTGCTGCTGGCCCGGGACCGAGGCGCGATCGCCTCGGCGGTGGAGTGGCTGCGGTTCGCCGCGGACGCGCTGCACGTCAACGACCGGCCGGTGGCGGTGGCCCCGGTGGAGGGGCTGCGGGCCTGGGCCCGCACCCGGACTGTCCGGGAGGAGTTCGGCCCGCCCGCCGGTCACCGCTACGCCCACCTGGGCTGA
- a CDS encoding NAD-glutamate dehydrogenase gives MQTKLDAAKADLLTKAAAAAENSQVGGAAPGEGLSNGALAAYLHHYYLHTAPEDLVDRDPVDVYGAAASHYRLGLKRPQGTAEVRVSTPSVEENGWSCGHTVVEVVTDDMPFLVDSVTNELTRQDRGIHVVIHPQLAVRRDITGKLLEILDIDACSRQQAAGVEWPADAVVESWMHIEIDRETDREDLRAIETGLRRVLGDVREVVEDWSKMRDSALRLADELAEQPPAHLAEQEVGEAWELMRWLADDHFTFLGYREYDLAEHEGEEVLRAVPGTGLGVLRSDPLSHDTDHHPVSEAFGRLSAPVRAKAHEKKLLVLTKANSRATVHRPAYLDYVGVKKFDAAGNVIGERRFLGLFSSAAYTESVSRIPVVRRKVQEVLDGSGFSSESHDGRDLLQILETFPRDEIFQTPADELRSIATSVLYLQERRKLRLFLRQDEYGRYFSALVYLPRDRYNTRVRESLTKILKDELNGDTVDYTIYSTESVLTRLHFVVRVAKGSELQQLTEAEIEQIEAKLAEAARFWMDNFHDQLHVELGEELAAELGRKYATAFPDGYRADFPARAAVADVKQIESLSGEGDFRLNLYQPVGAGDDERRFKIYRVGGPISLTEVLPVLQRLGVEVLDEHPYALTRSDATTAWVYDFGLKLREATGLTDEARERFQDTFAATWTGRAENDGFNELVLSAGLTWRQAVVLRALAKYLRQAGSTFSQDYMEDALRNNVHATRLLVNLFEARLSPGHQLGSAELTEGILEELAGALDEVVSLDEDRILRSFLHLIKATLRTNFFQHAESGDWHSYVSMKFDPQAIPDLPAPRPAFEIWVYSPQVEGVHLRFGKVARGGLRWSDRREDFRTEILGLVKAQMVKNTVIVPVGAKGGFVAKQLPDPSVDRDAWLAEGIASYKTFISALLDITDNLVAGEVVHPVDVVRHDEDDTYLVVAADKGTATFSDIANGVAESYGFWLGDAFASGGSAGYDHKGMGITARGAWESVKRNFRELGVDTQSEDFTVVGIGDMSGDVFGNGMLLSEHIRLLAAFDHRHIFLDPNPDAAASYAERRRLFDLPRSSWDDYDKSLISSGGGVFPRSAKSIQLTSQVRAVLGIEETRLTPAELMKAILQAPVDLFWNGGIGTYVKSSAETNAEVGDKANDPIRVNGSAVRARVIGEGGNLGCTQLGRIEYAAAGGPEGAGGWINTDAIDNSAGVDTSDHEVNIKILLNQVVADGDMTVKQRNTLLAEMTDEVGHLVLRNNYAQNVVLANAVAQAASMVDVHARMINRMEAAGQLDRGIEFLPADKQIRERQQAGRGLSQPELSVLLAYTKITLADELLATDLPDDPYFRTTLHEYFPSALRARFAEAIDKHPLRREIITTLIVNDTINRGGCTFAFRLREETGATYEEVARTHAAARAVFGLEQIWDEVEGLDNVVSAKAQTKMRLHSRRLVERATRWMLNNRRQPLDIAGTIEFFRDRVNTVWGSLPKPLRGEDLTWFESVYQELAEAGVPDALATRIAGLSSTFPTLDIVNVADRTGAEVTEVAELYYDLADRLQITHLLDRIIDLPRTDRWSSMARAAIREDLFAAHAALTADILGCGTEGSSPEERYEAWAELNSTLLGRAKTTLDDIRGSDNYELSSLSVAMRVIRTLLRAAR, from the coding sequence ATGCAGACCAAGCTGGACGCAGCCAAGGCAGACCTGCTCACGAAGGCAGCGGCTGCCGCTGAGAACAGCCAGGTGGGGGGTGCGGCGCCCGGGGAGGGGCTGAGCAACGGCGCCCTGGCCGCGTACCTGCACCACTACTACCTCCACACCGCCCCCGAGGACCTGGTCGACCGCGACCCGGTGGACGTCTACGGCGCGGCCGCCTCGCACTACCGGCTGGGCCTCAAGCGCCCGCAGGGCACCGCCGAGGTGCGGGTCTCCACCCCGAGCGTCGAGGAGAACGGCTGGTCCTGCGGCCACACGGTGGTCGAGGTCGTCACCGACGACATGCCCTTCCTGGTCGACTCGGTCACCAACGAGCTGACCCGCCAGGACCGCGGCATCCACGTGGTGATCCATCCCCAGCTGGCCGTGCGCCGTGACATCACCGGCAAGCTGCTCGAGATCCTCGACATCGACGCCTGCTCGCGCCAGCAGGCCGCCGGTGTGGAGTGGCCCGCCGACGCCGTGGTCGAGTCCTGGATGCACATCGAGATCGACCGGGAGACCGACCGCGAGGACCTGCGCGCCATCGAGACCGGCCTGCGCCGGGTGCTCGGCGACGTCCGCGAGGTGGTCGAGGACTGGTCCAAGATGCGTGACTCGGCCCTGCGCCTGGCCGACGAGCTCGCCGAGCAGCCCCCGGCCCACCTGGCCGAGCAGGAGGTCGGCGAGGCCTGGGAGCTGATGCGCTGGCTGGCCGACGACCACTTCACCTTCCTCGGCTACCGCGAGTACGACCTCGCCGAGCACGAGGGCGAGGAGGTGCTGCGGGCCGTTCCCGGCACCGGCCTCGGCGTGCTGCGCTCCGACCCGCTCAGCCACGACACCGACCACCACCCGGTCAGCGAGGCCTTCGGCCGCCTGAGCGCCCCCGTCCGGGCCAAGGCGCACGAGAAGAAGCTGCTCGTCCTGACCAAGGCCAACAGCCGCGCCACCGTGCACCGCCCGGCCTACCTCGACTACGTCGGCGTCAAGAAGTTCGACGCGGCCGGCAACGTGATCGGCGAGCGCCGCTTCCTCGGCCTCTTCTCCTCCGCCGCGTACACCGAGTCCGTCTCCCGCATCCCGGTGGTCCGCCGCAAGGTGCAGGAGGTGCTCGACGGCTCCGGCTTCTCCAGCGAGAGCCACGACGGGCGCGACCTGCTGCAGATCCTGGAGACCTTCCCCCGGGACGAGATCTTCCAGACCCCGGCCGACGAGCTGCGCTCGATCGCCACCAGCGTGCTGTACCTCCAGGAGCGCCGCAAGCTGCGCCTGTTCCTGCGTCAGGACGAGTACGGCCGCTACTTCTCGGCCCTGGTCTACCTGCCGCGCGACCGGTACAACACCCGGGTCCGCGAGAGCCTCACCAAGATCCTCAAGGACGAGCTCAACGGCGACACCGTCGACTACACGATCTACTCCACCGAGTCGGTGCTGACCCGTCTGCACTTCGTGGTGCGGGTCGCCAAGGGCAGCGAGCTCCAGCAGCTGACCGAGGCCGAGATCGAGCAGATCGAGGCCAAGCTGGCCGAGGCCGCCCGGTTCTGGATGGACAACTTCCACGACCAGCTGCACGTGGAGCTGGGCGAGGAGCTGGCCGCCGAGCTCGGCCGCAAGTACGCCACCGCCTTCCCCGACGGCTACCGCGCCGACTTCCCGGCCCGGGCCGCCGTGGCCGACGTCAAGCAGATCGAGTCGCTGAGCGGCGAGGGCGACTTCCGCCTGAACCTCTACCAGCCGGTCGGCGCCGGCGACGACGAGCGCCGCTTCAAGATCTACCGGGTCGGCGGCCCGATCTCGCTCACCGAGGTGCTGCCCGTCCTCCAGCGCCTGGGCGTGGAGGTGCTCGACGAGCACCCGTACGCGCTCACCCGCTCCGACGCCACCACCGCCTGGGTCTACGACTTCGGCCTCAAGCTGCGCGAGGCCACCGGCCTCACCGACGAGGCCCGCGAGCGCTTCCAGGACACCTTCGCGGCTACCTGGACCGGCCGGGCCGAGAACGACGGCTTCAACGAGCTGGTCCTGTCCGCCGGGCTGACCTGGCGCCAGGCCGTGGTGCTGCGCGCGCTGGCCAAGTACCTGCGCCAGGCCGGCTCCACGTTCTCCCAGGACTACATGGAGGACGCCCTCCGCAACAACGTCCACGCCACCCGCCTGCTGGTCAACCTCTTCGAGGCCCGCCTGAGCCCCGGCCACCAGCTGGGCTCGGCCGAGCTGACGGAGGGCATCCTGGAGGAGCTGGCCGGCGCCCTGGACGAGGTCGTCTCGCTGGACGAGGACCGCATCCTGCGCTCCTTCCTGCACCTGATCAAGGCCACCCTGCGGACCAACTTCTTCCAGCACGCCGAGAGCGGCGACTGGCACTCCTACGTGTCGATGAAGTTCGACCCGCAGGCCATCCCGGACCTCCCCGCCCCCCGCCCGGCCTTCGAGATCTGGGTCTACTCTCCCCAGGTCGAGGGCGTGCACCTGCGCTTCGGCAAGGTCGCCCGCGGCGGCCTGCGCTGGTCCGACCGCCGCGAGGACTTCCGCACCGAGATCCTCGGCCTGGTCAAGGCCCAGATGGTCAAGAACACCGTCATCGTCCCGGTCGGCGCCAAGGGCGGCTTCGTCGCCAAGCAGCTGCCGGACCCGTCGGTGGACCGCGACGCCTGGCTGGCCGAGGGCATCGCCTCGTACAAGACCTTCATCTCGGCGCTGCTCGACATCACCGACAACCTGGTCGCCGGCGAGGTCGTGCACCCCGTCGACGTGGTCCGCCACGACGAGGACGACACCTACCTGGTCGTCGCCGCCGACAAGGGCACCGCGACCTTCTCCGACATCGCCAACGGCGTGGCCGAGTCCTACGGCTTCTGGCTGGGCGACGCCTTCGCCTCGGGCGGCTCGGCCGGCTACGACCACAAGGGCATGGGCATCACCGCCCGCGGCGCCTGGGAGTCGGTCAAGCGCAACTTCCGCGAGCTGGGCGTCGACACCCAGTCCGAGGACTTCACCGTGGTCGGCATCGGCGACATGTCCGGTGACGTGTTCGGCAACGGCATGCTGCTCAGCGAGCACATCCGCCTGCTCGCCGCCTTCGACCACCGCCACATCTTCCTCGACCCGAACCCGGACGCGGCCGCCTCCTACGCCGAGCGCCGCCGCCTCTTCGACCTGCCGCGCAGCTCCTGGGACGACTACGACAAGTCGCTGATCTCCAGCGGCGGCGGCGTCTTCCCCCGCTCGGCCAAGTCGATCCAGCTCACCTCGCAGGTGCGCGCCGTCCTCGGCATCGAGGAGACCCGCCTCACCCCGGCCGAGCTGATGAAGGCCATCCTGCAGGCCCCCGTGGACCTGTTCTGGAACGGCGGCATCGGCACCTACGTCAAGTCCTCGGCCGAGACCAACGCCGAGGTCGGCGACAAGGCCAACGACCCGATCCGGGTCAACGGCTCCGCCGTCCGGGCCCGCGTCATCGGCGAGGGCGGCAACCTCGGCTGCACCCAGCTCGGCCGGATCGAGTACGCGGCGGCCGGCGGCCCCGAGGGTGCCGGCGGCTGGATCAACACCGACGCGATCGACAACTCCGCCGGTGTGGACACCTCGGACCACGAGGTCAACATCAAGATCCTGCTCAACCAGGTGGTCGCCGACGGCGACATGACGGTCAAGCAGCGCAACACCCTGCTCGCCGAGATGACCGACGAGGTCGGCCACCTCGTGCTGCGCAACAACTACGCGCAGAACGTGGTGCTGGCCAACGCCGTCGCCCAGGCCGCCAGCATGGTGGACGTGCACGCCCGCATGATCAACCGGATGGAGGCCGCCGGCCAGCTCGACCGCGGCATCGAGTTCCTGCCCGCCGACAAGCAGATCCGCGAGCGCCAGCAGGCCGGGCGCGGGCTCTCCCAGCCCGAGCTCTCCGTGCTGCTCGCCTACACCAAGATCACGCTGGCCGACGAGCTGCTCGCCACCGACCTGCCGGACGACCCGTACTTCCGCACCACCCTGCACGAGTACTTCCCGTCCGCCCTGCGGGCCCGCTTCGCCGAGGCCATCGACAAGCACCCGCTGCGCCGCGAGATCATCACCACCCTGATCGTCAACGACACGATCAACCGCGGTGGCTGCACCTTCGCCTTCCGCCTCCGCGAGGAGACCGGCGCGACCTACGAGGAGGTCGCCCGCACCCACGCGGCCGCGCGCGCCGTCTTCGGCCTGGAGCAGATCTGGGACGAGGTCGAGGGCCTGGACAACGTGGTCTCCGCCAAGGCGCAGACCAAGATGCGGCTGCACTCGCGCCGACTGGTCGAGCGGGCCACCCGCTGGATGCTCAACAACCGGCGTCAGCCGCTCGACATCGCCGGCACCATCGAGTTCTTCCGCGACCGCGTCAACACCGTCTGGGGCAGCCTGCCGAAGCCGCTCCGCGGCGAGGACCTCACCTGGTTCGAGTCGGTCTACCAGGAGCTCGCCGAGGCCGGCGTGCCGGACGCCCTGGCGACGCGGATCGCGGGCCTCTCCTCCACCTTCCCGACCCTCGACATCGTCAATGTCGCGGACCGCACGGGTGCCGAGGTCACCGAGGTCGCCGAGCTCTACTACGACCTCGCCGACCGCCTCCAGATCACCCACCTGCTCGACCGGATCATCGACCTCCCGCGGACCGACCGCTGGTCCTCGATGGCCCGCGCCGCCATCCGCGAGGACCTCTTCGCGGCCCACGCCGCCCTGACCGCCGACATCCTCGGCTGCGGCACGGAAGGCTCCTCCCCGGAGGAGCGCTACGAGGCCTGGGCCGAGCTCAACTCGACCCTGCTGGGTCGGGCGAAGACCACGCTCGACGACATAAGGGGTTCGGACAACTACGAGCTGTCCAGCCTGTCGGTGGCGATGAGGGTCATTCGCACCCTGCTCCGCGCTGCCCGCTAA